In Pseudoalteromonas sp. NC201, a single window of DNA contains:
- the tssJ gene encoding type VI secretion system lipoprotein TssJ: MSTYVKLDVTATDNINLNQFNEPLPVVLKVYQLTDIQAFKNSTFEQLWKSDKSILANTLVTVEERTVNPSDRIKIEFEQAESAKYVAFVALFRDRTGGNWRAFYDLNDWPVPLSTSLDIEITSNSLRLPEVEEDK; this comes from the coding sequence ATGTCTACTTACGTTAAGCTAGATGTAACTGCTACTGATAACATAAATTTAAACCAGTTTAACGAGCCACTACCTGTGGTATTAAAAGTATATCAACTTACTGATATTCAAGCGTTTAAAAATTCTACATTTGAACAGCTTTGGAAGTCCGATAAATCAATTCTGGCTAACACCTTAGTTACGGTGGAAGAACGCACCGTAAACCCCTCAGATCGTATAAAAATTGAGTTTGAACAAGCTGAATCTGCAAAGTACGTGGCTTTTGTTGCTCTATTTAGAGACAGAACAGGCGGTAACTGGCGCGCATTTTATGACTTAAATGATTGGCCGGTGCCCTTATCTACTTCTCTAGATATTGAAATTACAAGTAACTCGCTTCGCCTACCTGAAGTTGAGGAGGATAAGTAA
- the pyrF gene encoding orotidine-5'-phosphate decarboxylase yields the protein MSTQDLKKVLIALDYDNEEAALSFVSQLSPDECRLKVGKEMFTYFGPQFVKKLVDMNFDVFLDLKFHDIPNTVAKAVTAAAELGVWMVNVHASGGHEMMSKAKEALAAYGDKAPLLIAVTVLTSMDQGQLLKLGIEKTPQEQVLYLAKLAKESGLDGVVCSAQEAELLKAQLGEEFKLVTPGIRPAGADAGDQKRIMTPEKAVKAGSDYLVIGRPITKADNPAGALEAINQSIASL from the coding sequence ATGTCGACACAAGATTTAAAAAAGGTTTTGATTGCGCTTGATTATGATAATGAAGAAGCTGCATTATCATTTGTTTCTCAGCTTTCACCTGACGAATGCCGATTGAAAGTAGGTAAAGAGATGTTTACCTATTTTGGCCCTCAGTTTGTAAAAAAACTGGTAGATATGAATTTTGATGTATTTTTAGATCTAAAATTTCACGATATTCCAAACACAGTTGCAAAAGCGGTAACTGCTGCGGCTGAACTTGGCGTGTGGATGGTAAATGTTCACGCCAGCGGCGGCCATGAAATGATGTCAAAAGCAAAAGAAGCGTTGGCAGCTTACGGTGATAAAGCGCCGCTACTTATTGCTGTGACCGTATTAACTAGTATGGATCAAGGTCAGCTACTAAAGCTTGGAATTGAAAAGACACCTCAAGAGCAAGTGCTATATCTTGCAAAATTAGCGAAAGAATCAGGTCTAGATGGCGTGGTTTGTTCTGCGCAAGAAGCCGAACTTTTAAAAGCTCAACTCGGTGAGGAATTTAAGCTTGTGACACCAGGTATCCGACCAGCAGGTGCTGATGCTGGCGATCAAAAACGTATTATGACCCCTGAAAAAGCAGTGAAAGCGGGTAGTGATTATCTAGTGATAGGGCGTCCGATCACTAAAGCTGACAATCCAGCAGGAGCTCTGGAAGCAATTAACCAAAGTATTGCTTCGCTTTAA
- a CDS encoding lipopolysaccharide assembly protein LapB has protein sequence MIELLFLLLPVAAAYGYVMGKNSAKNQALEQSRQITSEYSKGLKFLLDREEDQGLEHLTKLLEVSADSVDHYLTLASLFRKRGELDRAIKIHELLLKQPNLDEEVVKSCRLELAQDYVLAGLLDSAEEHLVILVKLGFKDALDPILNLYSQTRDWRKGVHMYEAHPELFKKSSHCATIANFYCEAANQEKNPSLFEKATALAHETVRPLYEMGKDAYKHDDYVKCIYYWRKLVSQFVFMAPLVIEDLESCYVKLNIHEQFFELVSELLEKGGVLIRIKFCQGLVQKGHISEAIEFLTDSLKREPSIRGFSYLLQLISGKDAKIDHVLQEIDKLVKSYIATKPNYQCGHCGFTSHTMYWLCPSCKHWESLAPSRGLDGF, from the coding sequence ATGATCGAGCTACTGTTTTTATTACTACCTGTAGCTGCCGCTTACGGTTATGTTATGGGTAAAAATAGTGCTAAGAATCAAGCCCTAGAGCAAAGTAGACAAATTACCTCTGAATACAGTAAAGGCCTAAAATTCCTACTAGATAGGGAAGAAGATCAGGGTCTTGAACACCTCACCAAATTACTTGAAGTCTCAGCAGACTCCGTCGACCATTATTTAACACTCGCATCGCTCTTTAGAAAGCGGGGAGAGTTAGATAGAGCGATAAAAATTCATGAGCTACTACTTAAACAACCTAATCTAGACGAAGAAGTGGTGAAGTCCTGTCGTCTAGAGCTTGCTCAAGATTACGTCTTAGCCGGTCTATTGGATAGCGCTGAAGAACACTTAGTCATTCTTGTAAAGCTTGGGTTTAAGGATGCACTCGATCCAATTTTAAACCTATACTCTCAAACTAGAGATTGGCGAAAAGGCGTTCATATGTATGAAGCGCATCCTGAGCTTTTTAAAAAGTCGTCTCATTGCGCGACTATTGCAAACTTCTATTGTGAAGCTGCAAATCAAGAAAAGAATCCAAGCTTATTCGAAAAAGCGACAGCGCTCGCGCATGAAACAGTCAGACCCTTGTATGAAATGGGCAAAGATGCATACAAACACGATGATTACGTGAAGTGTATATATTATTGGCGAAAGCTCGTGAGCCAATTTGTATTTATGGCGCCACTAGTAATAGAAGACCTCGAATCTTGTTATGTTAAATTAAATATTCATGAGCAATTCTTTGAGTTAGTCTCCGAGCTATTAGAAAAAGGAGGAGTGCTGATCAGAATTAAGTTCTGCCAAGGATTAGTCCAAAAAGGTCATATTTCTGAGGCGATAGAGTTTCTAACTGATAGTTTAAAGCGTGAACCATCAATTAGGGGCTTTAGTTATTTGCTGCAACTCATTAGTGGCAAAGATGCTAAAATAGATCACGTACTACAAGAAATAGATAAGTTGGTAAAGTCTTATATTGCAACTAAGCCGAATTATCAATGTGGTCATTGTGGGTTTACAAGTCATACAATGTACTGGTTATGTCCCTCCTGCAAACATTGGGAGTCACTTGCTCCGAGCCGTGGGTTAGACGGTTTTTAG
- a CDS encoding lipopolysaccharide assembly protein LapA domain-containing protein: MVAVLKKGLAVVAILIAFLVGTQNPQVVNVNFVIASAELPLATLMSICLALGIIIGLLVTASVLSKLKWQNHRLKKSNSKLSQAAER, translated from the coding sequence TTGGTTGCAGTATTGAAAAAGGGATTAGCTGTTGTTGCCATACTGATTGCATTTTTAGTTGGAACACAAAATCCACAAGTTGTTAATGTCAATTTTGTAATTGCAAGTGCAGAGTTACCACTCGCAACCTTAATGAGTATTTGCTTAGCTCTTGGGATAATTATTGGTTTACTTGTAACAGCGTCGGTTTTATCTAAGCTTAAATGGCAAAATCATCGCCTAAAAAAAAGTAATAGTAAGCTTAGTCAAGCAGCCGAACGCTAG
- the ihfB gene encoding integration host factor subunit beta has translation MTKSELIEQLALQHAHVPVKDVENAVKEILEQMAGSLSDSERIEIRGFGSFSLHFRSPRTGRNPKTGETVELDGKYVPHFKPGKELRDRVNESLNN, from the coding sequence ATGACAAAGTCTGAATTGATAGAACAACTTGCACTGCAGCACGCTCACGTTCCTGTTAAAGATGTAGAGAATGCGGTAAAAGAAATCCTTGAACAAATGGCTGGCTCATTATCAGACTCGGAACGTATCGAAATCCGTGGCTTTGGTAGTTTCTCGCTTCACTTCCGTTCCCCTCGCACTGGTCGTAATCCTAAAACGGGCGAGACAGTAGAATTGGATGGTAAATACGTACCACACTTTAAGCCAGGCAAAGAGCTGCGCGATAGAGTAAACGAAAGCTTAAATAATTAA
- the rpsA gene encoding 30S ribosomal protein S1, with amino-acid sequence MSENFAQLFEESLQGFEVEQGSIVKGTVIAIENNVVLVDAGLKSESAIPAEQFKNAAGELEVAVGDEVDVALDAIEDGFGETILSREKAKRHEAWIRLEKACEEQETVTGVINGKVKGGFTVEVDSIRAFLPGSLVDVRPVRDTAHLEGKELEFKVIKLDQKRNNVVVSRRAVIESENSQEREELLQNLVEGQEVKGIVKNLTDYGAFVDLGGVDGLLHITDMAWKRVKHPSEIVNVGDEINVKVLKFDKEKTRVSLGLKQLGEDPWAAIAGRYPEGAKLTGRVTNLTDYGCFVEIEEGVEGLVHVSEMDWTNKNIHPSKVVSLGDTVEVMVLEIDEERRRISLGLKQCKANPWQEFARLNNKGDQVSGKIKSITDFGIFIGLDGGIDGLVHLSDISWNTPGEEAVREYKKGDEITAIVLQVDPERERISLGVKQIDADPFTNYLDANKKGAIVKGKVTEVDAKGATVELIEGVEGYIRVADIAQERVEDATAAVSEGDEIEAKFVGVDRKNRTISLSVKAIYEAEEKEVLEKLKKDEPAFENAMAAAFKNAQKD; translated from the coding sequence ATGTCAGAAAATTTTGCGCAGTTATTTGAAGAAAGCCTACAGGGTTTTGAAGTTGAGCAAGGCTCAATCGTTAAAGGTACAGTAATCGCTATTGAGAACAATGTTGTTCTTGTTGATGCTGGCCTTAAGTCTGAAAGTGCAATCCCTGCAGAGCAATTCAAAAATGCTGCTGGTGAACTAGAAGTTGCAGTAGGCGACGAAGTAGACGTTGCACTAGATGCAATCGAAGACGGTTTCGGTGAGACTATCCTTTCTCGTGAAAAAGCTAAGCGTCACGAAGCTTGGATCCGTCTTGAGAAAGCTTGTGAAGAGCAAGAGACTGTTACTGGTGTTATCAACGGTAAAGTTAAAGGCGGTTTCACAGTTGAAGTTGATTCAATCCGTGCATTCCTACCTGGTTCACTTGTTGATGTACGTCCAGTTCGCGACACAGCTCACCTTGAAGGTAAAGAGTTAGAGTTCAAAGTAATCAAGCTAGACCAGAAGCGCAACAACGTTGTTGTTTCACGTCGTGCTGTTATCGAGTCTGAGAACTCACAAGAGCGTGAAGAGCTGCTTCAAAACCTTGTTGAAGGCCAAGAAGTTAAGGGTATCGTTAAGAACCTTACTGACTACGGTGCATTCGTAGACTTAGGTGGTGTTGACGGTCTTCTACACATCACTGACATGGCTTGGAAGCGTGTTAAGCACCCTTCAGAGATCGTGAACGTAGGTGACGAAATCAACGTTAAAGTACTTAAGTTCGACAAAGAGAAGACTCGTGTTTCTCTAGGTCTTAAGCAACTTGGCGAAGATCCATGGGCTGCTATCGCTGGTCGTTACCCAGAAGGTGCTAAGCTTACTGGTCGTGTAACTAACCTAACTGACTACGGCTGTTTCGTTGAAATCGAAGAAGGCGTTGAAGGTCTAGTACACGTTTCAGAAATGGATTGGACTAACAAGAACATCCACCCTTCAAAAGTAGTTTCACTAGGTGATACTGTTGAAGTTATGGTTCTTGAAATCGACGAAGAGCGTCGTCGTATTTCTCTAGGTCTTAAGCAGTGTAAAGCTAACCCTTGGCAAGAATTTGCTCGTCTTAACAACAAAGGCGACCAAGTTTCTGGTAAGATCAAGTCTATCACTGACTTCGGTATCTTTATCGGTCTTGACGGCGGTATCGACGGTCTTGTACACCTATCTGACATCTCTTGGAACACTCCAGGTGAAGAAGCTGTACGTGAGTACAAGAAAGGTGACGAAATCACAGCTATCGTTCTACAAGTTGACCCAGAGCGTGAGCGTATCTCTCTAGGCGTTAAGCAAATCGACGCTGATCCATTCACTAACTACCTAGACGCCAACAAAAAAGGTGCTATTGTTAAAGGTAAAGTGACTGAAGTTGATGCTAAAGGCGCAACTGTTGAGCTAATCGAAGGCGTTGAAGGTTACATCCGTGTAGCTGACATCGCGCAAGAGCGTGTTGAAGACGCGACTGCTGCTGTTTCTGAAGGCGACGAAATCGAAGCTAAATTTGTAGGTGTTGATCGTAAGAACCGTACTATCAGCCTATCAGTTAAAGCTATCTACGAAGCTGAAGAAAAAGAAGTACTAGAGAAGCTTAAGAAAGATGAGCCTGCGTTCGAAAACGCAATGGCTGCAGCTTTCAAAAATGCTCAAAAAGACTAA